The following coding sequences are from one Megachile rotundata isolate GNS110a chromosome 13, iyMegRotu1, whole genome shotgun sequence window:
- the LOC105664228 gene encoding NHL repeat-containing protein 2 isoform X1, with protein MNVRDTVEELTRTCIEIRQNLESSFDRKEREKLILNHIEEFSLRGLRVTDFQKGLEWFNVAEGLSVYRHLVGKIIILDFFTYCCINCMHILPDLHALEKQFTITDGLVVVGVHSAKFTNERDSKGLLSAIQRYDITHPVVNDATLSMWRDLGISCWPTLIMIGPAGELLAVFVGEGHKEELNLYTNVALTYFESLNKISKHDLPLQLARHLLPIGSKETLLFPSKLESFQSEQGERLIISDTGNNRILVTDMVGTVEYVIGGMNPDFRDGNFENARFNAPQGVCVLGDSIFVADNENHAVRKIDLTKKIVTTVAGTGIQGFDRIGGKTGKDQVLSSPWDVAVFNHQNGNKIVPVLLIAIAGIHQIWALFLENTVWWKNREYKADSCVAIVGSGKEENRNNAYPHAAGLAQPSGLTIDHKNKIAYFADSESSAIRCIDLQNGRVSAVCGANRDPADLHDFGDSDGTRYTVKLQHPLGITWHSKENVIYVADTYNHKIKRIDATVGSCKTIYGDGKPNETFFFNEPSGITIDSSGNNLYIADTNNHAIKVIDLNRQNITTLSIKVAVNEMDNDFNNTFVFDTTISDKGGELILRFDVVFLEPDLKLNPDAPQKWIVSLSATAWTATSTKGELSRPISIRVSEGNETHKVHVTLNIIACRSTECIPKRVSIIYRVHRKENFPNMVTEQKQLLIK; from the exons ATGAACGTACGAGACACTGTGGAAGAATTGACACGAACTTGTATAGAAATACGTCAAAATTTGGAATCGTCGTTTGACAGAAAAGAACGggaaaaattgatattaaatcATATCGAAGAGTTTTCGTTAAGGGGATTACGGGTCACCGATTTTCAGAAAG GTTTAGAATGGTTCAACGTCGCAGAGGGGCTATCCGTGTATCGACATCTGGTTGGGAAGATAATTATTCTGGATTTTTTTACATATTGTTGCATCAACTGTATGCACATATTACCGGATTTACATGCCCTTGAGAAACAATTCACGATCACGGATGGTCTCGTCGTG GTTGGAGTACACAGTGCGAAATTTACAAACGAACGCGATTCGAAGGGACTATTATCAGCTATACAAAGATACGACATAACGCATCCAGTCGTAAACGACGCAACGCTATCAATGTGgcgtgatttaggaatttcttgCTGGCCAACTCTAATAATGATAG GTCCTGCAGGCGAATTACTTGCAGTTTTCGTAGGAGAAGGTCATAAAGAGGAATTAAACCTATACACAAACGTAGCATTAACATATTTCGAGTCgttgaataaaatatctaaacatGATCTTCCTTTGCAATTAGCACGGCATTTATTGCCTATCGGTAGTAAGGAAACACTTTTATTCCCCAGTAAGTTAGAAAGCTTTCAGAGCGAACAAGGGGAAAGATTGATTATATCAGACACCGGCAACAATAGAATTTTAGTGACAGATATGGTGGGTACGGTGGAATATGTTATCGGTGGTATGAATCCAGATTTCAGAGATGGCAACTTTGAAAATGCCAGATTTAATGCACCTCAAGGTGTGTGCGTATTAGGTGATTCGATCTTCGTAGCTGATAACGAGAATCATGCGGTTAGAAAG ATAGACCtgacgaaaaaaattgttaccaCCGTTGCTGGTACTGGTATTCAAGGTTTCGATCGTATCGGAGGTAAAACGGGTAAAGATCAGGTTTTGTCGTCTCCATGGGATGTAGCTGTTTTTAATCATCAGAACGGTAACAAGATAGTACCGGTGCTATTGATCGCTATCGCGGGCATACATCAGATTTGGGCTCTTTTCTTGGAAAATACTGTGTGGTGGAAAAACAG AGAGTATAAGGCCGATTCGTGCGTCGCGATAGTAGGAAGTGGTAAAGAGGAAAATCGTAACAACGCTTATCCTCATGCAGCGGGTTTAGCGCAACCATCCGGATTGACCATcgatcataaaaataaaattgcttatTTCGCAGACAGCGAAAGCAGCGCAATCAGATGTATAGATTTGCAGAATGGGCGCGTTTCTGCAGTTTGCGGTGCAAACAGAGATCCAGCG GATCTACATGATTTTGGTGATTCGGACGGCACACGGTATACGGTAAAGCTTCAACATCCTTTGGGAATAACGTGGCATTCGAAGGAGAACGTTATCTACGTAGCCGACACGTACAAccacaaaattaaaagaatcgaTGCGACTGTTGGTTCCTGCAAAACTATATACGGTGATGGAAAACCTAACGAGACATTTTTT TTCAACGAACCTAGTGGTATCACAATTGATTCTAGCGGGAATAATTTATACATTGCGGATACAAACAATCATGCgataaaagtgatcgatttgaacAGGCAAAATATTACTacg TTATCTATAAAAGTGGCCGTAAATGAAATGGACAATGATTTTAACAACACTTTTGTCTTTGACACGACAATTAGTGACAAAGGCGGTGAATTAATACTAAGGTTCGACGTAGTTTTCCTCGAACCTGATTTAAAGTTGAATCCGGATGCGCCACAGAAATGGATTGTGAGTTTATCGGCTACCGCGTGGACTGCCACATCGACAAAGGGAGAGCTTTCGCGTCCGATATCGATCAGAGTTTCAGAAGGAAACGAAACACATAAAGTACACGTAACTTTGAACATAATCGCTTGCAGAAGCACCGAGTGTATACCAAAAAGAGTGTCGATAATCTATCGCGTTCATCGGAAAGAAAATTTTCCTAATATGGTAACAGAACAAAAGCAGTTACTGATTAAATAg
- the LOC105664228 gene encoding NHL repeat-containing protein 2 isoform X2: MELQLGVYISDTIYPREKIKFCLEWFNVAEGLSVYRHLVGKIIILDFFTYCCINCMHILPDLHALEKQFTITDGLVVVGVHSAKFTNERDSKGLLSAIQRYDITHPVVNDATLSMWRDLGISCWPTLIMIGPAGELLAVFVGEGHKEELNLYTNVALTYFESLNKISKHDLPLQLARHLLPIGSKETLLFPSKLESFQSEQGERLIISDTGNNRILVTDMVGTVEYVIGGMNPDFRDGNFENARFNAPQGVCVLGDSIFVADNENHAVRKIDLTKKIVTTVAGTGIQGFDRIGGKTGKDQVLSSPWDVAVFNHQNGNKIVPVLLIAIAGIHQIWALFLENTVWWKNREYKADSCVAIVGSGKEENRNNAYPHAAGLAQPSGLTIDHKNKIAYFADSESSAIRCIDLQNGRVSAVCGANRDPADLHDFGDSDGTRYTVKLQHPLGITWHSKENVIYVADTYNHKIKRIDATVGSCKTIYGDGKPNETFFFNEPSGITIDSSGNNLYIADTNNHAIKVIDLNRQNITTLSIKVAVNEMDNDFNNTFVFDTTISDKGGELILRFDVVFLEPDLKLNPDAPQKWIVSLSATAWTATSTKGELSRPISIRVSEGNETHKVHVTLNIIACRSTECIPKRVSIIYRVHRKENFPNMVTEQKQLLIK; the protein is encoded by the exons ATGGAACTACAGTTAGGAGTTTATATCAGCGATACGATTTATCCACGGGAGaagattaaatttt GTTTAGAATGGTTCAACGTCGCAGAGGGGCTATCCGTGTATCGACATCTGGTTGGGAAGATAATTATTCTGGATTTTTTTACATATTGTTGCATCAACTGTATGCACATATTACCGGATTTACATGCCCTTGAGAAACAATTCACGATCACGGATGGTCTCGTCGTG GTTGGAGTACACAGTGCGAAATTTACAAACGAACGCGATTCGAAGGGACTATTATCAGCTATACAAAGATACGACATAACGCATCCAGTCGTAAACGACGCAACGCTATCAATGTGgcgtgatttaggaatttcttgCTGGCCAACTCTAATAATGATAG GTCCTGCAGGCGAATTACTTGCAGTTTTCGTAGGAGAAGGTCATAAAGAGGAATTAAACCTATACACAAACGTAGCATTAACATATTTCGAGTCgttgaataaaatatctaaacatGATCTTCCTTTGCAATTAGCACGGCATTTATTGCCTATCGGTAGTAAGGAAACACTTTTATTCCCCAGTAAGTTAGAAAGCTTTCAGAGCGAACAAGGGGAAAGATTGATTATATCAGACACCGGCAACAATAGAATTTTAGTGACAGATATGGTGGGTACGGTGGAATATGTTATCGGTGGTATGAATCCAGATTTCAGAGATGGCAACTTTGAAAATGCCAGATTTAATGCACCTCAAGGTGTGTGCGTATTAGGTGATTCGATCTTCGTAGCTGATAACGAGAATCATGCGGTTAGAAAG ATAGACCtgacgaaaaaaattgttaccaCCGTTGCTGGTACTGGTATTCAAGGTTTCGATCGTATCGGAGGTAAAACGGGTAAAGATCAGGTTTTGTCGTCTCCATGGGATGTAGCTGTTTTTAATCATCAGAACGGTAACAAGATAGTACCGGTGCTATTGATCGCTATCGCGGGCATACATCAGATTTGGGCTCTTTTCTTGGAAAATACTGTGTGGTGGAAAAACAG AGAGTATAAGGCCGATTCGTGCGTCGCGATAGTAGGAAGTGGTAAAGAGGAAAATCGTAACAACGCTTATCCTCATGCAGCGGGTTTAGCGCAACCATCCGGATTGACCATcgatcataaaaataaaattgcttatTTCGCAGACAGCGAAAGCAGCGCAATCAGATGTATAGATTTGCAGAATGGGCGCGTTTCTGCAGTTTGCGGTGCAAACAGAGATCCAGCG GATCTACATGATTTTGGTGATTCGGACGGCACACGGTATACGGTAAAGCTTCAACATCCTTTGGGAATAACGTGGCATTCGAAGGAGAACGTTATCTACGTAGCCGACACGTACAAccacaaaattaaaagaatcgaTGCGACTGTTGGTTCCTGCAAAACTATATACGGTGATGGAAAACCTAACGAGACATTTTTT TTCAACGAACCTAGTGGTATCACAATTGATTCTAGCGGGAATAATTTATACATTGCGGATACAAACAATCATGCgataaaagtgatcgatttgaacAGGCAAAATATTACTacg TTATCTATAAAAGTGGCCGTAAATGAAATGGACAATGATTTTAACAACACTTTTGTCTTTGACACGACAATTAGTGACAAAGGCGGTGAATTAATACTAAGGTTCGACGTAGTTTTCCTCGAACCTGATTTAAAGTTGAATCCGGATGCGCCACAGAAATGGATTGTGAGTTTATCGGCTACCGCGTGGACTGCCACATCGACAAAGGGAGAGCTTTCGCGTCCGATATCGATCAGAGTTTCAGAAGGAAACGAAACACATAAAGTACACGTAACTTTGAACATAATCGCTTGCAGAAGCACCGAGTGTATACCAAAAAGAGTGTCGATAATCTATCGCGTTCATCGGAAAGAAAATTTTCCTAATATGGTAACAGAACAAAAGCAGTTACTGATTAAATAg
- the LOC105664265 gene encoding MORN repeat-containing protein 5 — protein MDVPWQRSEEDVRFIDDSEYKGTWNALGMEGIGKYVLPRHAVFEGELRDGTFHGHGTMSWLHGQRMDGVWYHGECNKNRYTFNDGLTFYKKDWKYCKFPDRRYYECIKHGLKPAGATLRTNNRTEFVVPPYCYDAGIGIFNPRTNCIVSYRDPDKVLLIPNTAFIRWIKSNCRKAWSEPTGHREHLYENWYSSNFDAATLSKLLPFSNNSSDFWWKRLSNFERDRDLNEEKLKNNCLCIKINQVLNSV, from the exons ATGGATGTTCCTTGGCAACGTTCCGAAGAAGATGTACGTTTCATCGACGATAGCGAATACAAGGGCACCTGGAATGCGCTGGGCATGGAAGGAATCGGCAAATACGTTTTGCCACGTC ATGCCGTGTTCGAAGGGGAGCTTCGTGATGGTACTTTTCACGGTCACGGTACTATGTCTTGGCTCCATGGACAAAGAATGGATGGTGTTTGGTACCACGGCGAATGTAACAAAAACCGATATACGTTTAACGATGGATTGACGTTTTATAAAAAGGACTGGAAATACTGCAAATTTCCCGACAGGCG ATATTACGAGTGTATAAAGCATGGCTTAAAACCTGCTGGTGCAACTTTACGTACAAATAATCGAACCGAATTTGTCGTTCCTCCTTACTGTTACGACGCTGGTATCGGAATTTTTAACCCACGTACAAATTGTATCGTATCATATCGAGATCCAGACAAG gtACTTCTAATACCGAACACTGCATTTATTCGATGGATAAAAAGCAATTGTCGCAAGGCATGGTCTGAACCGACCGGTCATCGAGAACACCTTTATGAAAATTGGTATTCTTCGAATTTCGATGCGGCTACTCTTTCGAAATTATTACCTTTCTCGAATAATTCCTCTGACTTTTGGTGGAAAAG GTTATCCAACTTTGAAAGAGATCGTGATCTAaatgaagaaaaattgaaaaataattgtttatgtATCAAAATCAATCAAGTTCTGAATAGTGTTTAA
- the LOC100878162 gene encoding uncharacterized protein LOC100878162: protein MSSTRFSTTLTTLVLWACIGFGTGWPLSENTTATPMPMKFLQSSMVTPDSIAKKSNDRKNEIVRSGADDKESSSPFGVNAHRLPPSPANLLKPDRFQFYTYNEKGDMITKQMTMQEIQALIAGGGPDHSNAEVQEPQKVEDILTGGKKVMDVVEKVQSVLKSAMDKPVAALTGSFPTVPEKANVEWSNILPAILAGDKYGDKPDESHYVDESTRKPKPKPKPKPNPTWTPITTLTSTVATVHDLNSLSESDESNTPRIETVPSESSIEFTVRNETTIGQTGKEPTPTIFSTIASQTATASSTEKLMIPVAVITAEQHAQMGQRITQSPVFQKITEIAVVPLENMLDENYDYKENDRHAAATMTRENTTMSTSITITTTDASPSSLDSASKDGTDNVVDLATSLSMDSKNVSWNDPLTIVSKIKPLADIATTTTTTTRTKVRPTLDDDLKTNLPLIPLPESTKVETVVTDKPLTTLLSYPLASITTTINRLVTPLPTESLTSIRDLPPPSTNPTGYLDSTQPPKPLSMELANSLSSMINQVSETLSPVLPISSGFDSAVNSQYDDDDDGTNENEKNPTNITKVFTHTAPTNDSGKFSTMQTTIRSSEEQTFSTTPSASLSSNTVNLTKETNHLDTLTESNDTRFELDSTTKATTIGVDEIVNSSINYFMGSTVTSDRNYPSNVTVEENIEETVTTSSLDSSKTSLDYWSMIKFEDSNANINRSKPTAIIDDILATLSTEVNTPVTETITLPNILPKNSSINTLASGLIAGFESHDSNTITLTTNSPLNLNVYSIMPSAETSSDAAAETTEKYATTIEYAEKETELPVDSSANTRINAAIIEITTKSVGTDENEVSAAINRRQEYPPLITSSGETDTLLTNSISLNTVNVVTAIDSFDSSTSSLQNILKTDQIETTASTIIVGGETTFLEPLKTSSKPTDEIVETNSNESSLSFDTKERPLHVEPTTERQVDSISQSSLKSNAISTDLLSKETLDRLKNETTIVGENSNVIDAMTVVTNSTKSIHDVVRKPTTTIGSSNAAKHEDDYSSHSADTIIEQSDHNELSIIAAINASDSMKSNCTKGETKESNESMEIVSKDSVGTQSLNDTEKSQETNDKIHSDNWLSSNSNKSTGIDSEHMWQLISLHQTTPISSSFASSSHSSSPLPLPSTSSSTKDRSATTKKPETESSKYKVSGTTASTVALNASKIAGGLDGSTKNASADIVNFSRLCNELAFKFWTAANEGLSTGRSLVVSPFGMISLLAMIFLGARGSTSDQMNEVLGLDNVATFNPHLIFQNVTDTVSLARNQGIANAAFVRELFADKAKVRKLLPFYKEQAQQFYEGLVAEVNFATISDLARRRTNLLIRKQTGGRIKDFVKNNAIPLRSPLAAISANVFQTDCNSSLVSATGRDGELYFAVSSSSSPSSIHRLRKLIPVPATVWRSNVLAGYEPNLDATAIAIGGIGQIVSTIFLLPGQQGHVAPGDTLDRLEERLTKGAFRDGTWKKLLKVLIPRTGLELQIPKFTHRSVVNATAALKRMALDQLFSSHADFKGINGIGNRLFLSDVLQMNLFGTCGDENIANGRHHVEIYPASPSLRNVEDERSSNEQQPTVPAEWETVRRQQQVSWRNDRTVSSGSTSTINGENSKDKPRLKLDQPFLYFVRHNPTGLILHMGRFNPRLL, encoded by the exons ATGTCATCGACACGCTTTTCCACAACTTTAACGACGCTCGTGTTATGGGCGTGTATAGGTTTCGGTACGGGCTGGCCACTCTCGGAAAACACAACCGCTACTCCAATGCCAATGAAATTTCTTCAATCTAG CATGGTTACACCGGATTCGATCGCTAAAAAATCCAACGATCGGAAAAATGAAATCGTTCGTTCCGGCGCCGACGACAAGGAATCGTCGAGTCCGTTCGGAGTTAACGCGCATCGATTGCCTCCTTCTCCGGCTAATCTGTTGAAACCAGATAGATTTCAATTCTACACGTACAACGAGAAAGGCGACATGATCACGAAACAGATGACTATGCAGGAAATTCAGGCGTTAATCGCGGGAGGTGGTCCAGATCATTCGAACGCCGAAGTTCAAGAACCCCAAAAGGTCGAAGACATCCTGACTGGAGGAAAGAAG GTAATGGACGTTGTAGAAAAGGTGCAAAGCGTACTGAAAAGTGCGATGGATAAGCCCGTAGCCGCGTTAACGGGTTCATTCCCGACAGTTCCAGAAAAAGCGAACGTCGAGTGGAGCAATATTTTACCCGCTATATTAGCCGGTGACAAATACGGAGACAAGCCCGACGAGAGTCATTACGTCGACGAATCAACGCGAAAACCAAAGCCGAAACCGAAACCAAAGCCGAACCCGACATGGACGCCGATAACGACGTTGACGTCTACGGTCGCGACTGTTCACGATCTGAATTCCCTTTCGGAATCGGACGAGTCAAACACGCCGAGAATCGAGACCGTTCCGTCGGAGAGTAGCATCGAGTTTACGGTGCGAAACGAAACGACGATCGGACAAACCGGTAAAGAACCAACACCGACAATTTTCTCAACGATCGCATCGCAAACTGCCACAGCTTCATCCACGGAAAAGTTAATGATTCCTGTGGCGGTTATCACGGCAGAACAACACGCTCAAATGGGTCAACGAATCACTCAAAGTCCTGTTTTTCAAAAGATCACGGAAATCGCTGTGGTGCCGTTGGAAAATATGTTGGACGAGAATTACGATTACAAAGAAAACGATCGTCACGCGGCGGCGACGATGACACGCGAAAATACGACGATGTCGACGTCGATAACGATCACGACGACCGACGCGTCTCCTTCCTCATTAGATTCGGCATCGAAAGACGGTACCGACAACGTCGTGGATCTTGCAACGAGTTTATCGATGGATTCGAAGAACGTATCTTGGAACGACCCGCTAACGATAGTATCGAAAATAAAACCTCTTGCGGACatcgcgacgacgacgacgacgacgaccagAACCAAAGTTCGACCGACTCTCGACgatgatttaaaaactaatttacCATTAATACCGTTACCGGAATCGACCAAAGTCGAAACTGTTGTTACCGACAAACCGTTGACAACCTTACTTTCTTATCCTCTCGCGTCGATTACCACGACTATTAACAGACTGGTCACACCTTTACCAACGGAATCGCTAACGAGTATACGTGACTTGCCGCCGCCCTCGACAAACCCAACAGGTTATTTAGATTCGACTCAACCACCAAAACCGTTATCAATGGAATTAGCGAATTCGTTATCTAGCATGATCAATCAGGTTTCCGAAACCCTTTCTCCTGTTTTACCTATTTCTTCTGGATTCGATTCGGCGGTCAATTCTCaatacgacgacgacgacgacggaaCCAACGAAAACGAGAAGAATCCTACCAATATTACAAAAGTGTTCACGCATACAGCTCCGACAAACGATAGCGGTAAATTTTCAACGATGCAGACAACGATACGATCGAGCGAAGAACAGACTTTCTCAACTACACCTTCAGCATCGTTATCATCGAACACTGTCAATCTCACGAAGGAGACCAATCACCTCGATACGTTAACGGAATCGAATGATACTCGGTTCGAATTGGATTCAACGACGAAAGCGACCACGATCGGTGTGGACGAAATAGTAAACAGCAGTATAAACTACTTTATGGGTTCCACGGTAACTTCGGATCGAAATTATCCGTCGAACGTTACCGTCGAAGAAAATATCGAAGAAACGGTAACCACGAGTTCTCTCGATTCATCAAAAACTAGCTTAGATTACTGGTCAATGATCAAGTTTGAAGACTCAAATGCGAACATCAACCGATCGAAACCAACAGCCATCATCGACGATATACTGGCAACTCTTTCAACCGAGGTAAACACACCCGTTACCGAAACGATCACGTTACCGAACATTTTACCGAAAAATTCATCCATAAACACTTTAGCAAGCGGACTGATCGCCGGTTTCGAATCACACGATTCGAACACGATAACGCTTACGACCAATTCTCCATTGAATTTGAACGTATATTCTATTATGCCGAGTGCAGAAACTTCATCGGATGCAGCGGCTGAAACAACGGAGAAATACGCGACTACCATCGAATACGCGGAAAAGGAAACCGAGTTGCCGGTGGATTCGTCGGCGAACACAAGGATTAATGCGGCAATCATCGAGATCACTACAAAAAGTGTCGGTACCGACGAAAACGAAGTTTCCGCGGCGATAAATAGGCGGCAAGAGTACCCTCCGTTGATTACTTCCAGCGGCGAAACGGACACGTTGCTAACCAATTCGATCAGTTTGAATACGGTAAACGTCGTTACCGCGATCGACTCGTTCGATTCGTCGACGTCAAGTTTGCAAAACATTCTTAAAACAGATCAGATCGAAACCACAGCCTCGACAATAATTGTAGGTGGCGAAACGACATTTTTGGAACCATTGAAAACGTCGAGCAAACCTACAGATGAAATCGTGGAAACGAACTCTAACGAAAGTAGTCTTTCCTTCGATACGAAAGAGCGGCCGTTACATGTAGAACCGACAACGGAACGACAGGTAGACTCGATCTCGCAGTCCAGTTTAAAGAGTAACGCAATTTCCACAGATTTACTTTCGAAAGAGACGTTGGACCGGCTTAAGAACGAAACGACCATCGTCGGTGAAAATTCGAACGTCATCGACGCGATGACAGTCGTTACGAACAGCACGAAATCGATACACGACGTTGTCAGGAAACCGACGACAACGATCGGTTCGTCGAACGCGGCGAAACACGAAGACGATTACAGTTCTCATAGTGCAGATACGATCATCGAACAGTCCGATCACAACGAATTGTCGATCATTGCCGCAATTAACGCGTCCGATTCGATGAAATCGAACTGTACAAAGGGAGAAACGAAAGAATCGAACGAATCAATGGAGATCGTTTCGAAGGATTCAGTGGGCACGCAATCATTGAACGATACCGAAAAATCGCAAGAAACAAACGACAAGATTCATTCGGACAATTGGCTTTCGAGTAACTCTAACAAAAGCACCGGCATCGATTCCGAGCACATGTGGCAACTAATATCGTTACATCAGACAACTccaatttcttcttctttcgcttCATCTTCTCATTCTTcttctcctcttcctcttccttcgACTTCCTCATCGACGAAAGATCGGAGTGCAACAACGAAGAAACCAGAGACGGAATCGTCGAAATACAAAGTGTCAGGAACAACAGCATCGACGGTGGCGTTGAACGCATCGAAGATCGCCGGTGGATTGGATGGAAGTACGAAAAACGCGAGTGCCGATATCGTCAACTTCTCGAGACTTTGCAACGAATTGGCGTTTAAATTTTGGACAGCCGCGAACGAAGGATTAAGCACCGGTAGATCTTTGGTCGTATCTCCATTCGGTATGATCAGTTTATTAGCAATGATATTTCTCGGTGCCCGGGGATCAACGTCCGACCAAATGAACGAAGTACTCGGATTGGATAACGTGGCCACGTTTAATCcccatttaatatttcaaaacgtTACGGATACGGTGAGTTTAGCACGAAATCAGGGTATCGCGAACGCGGCGTTCGTTCGAGAATTGTTCGCGGACAAAGCGAAAGTTAGGAAGTTGTTGCCATTCTACAAAGAACAAGCGCAACAGTTTTACGAAGGATTAGTAGCCGAAGTTAACTTCGCTACCATCAGTGATCTCGCACGTCGACGAACTAATTTGCTGATTAGAAAGCAAACCGGTGGGCGAATAAAGGATTTCGTAAAAAATAACGCGATTCCATTACGATCCCCTCTTGCCGCGATATCGGCCAACGTGTTCCAAACGGATTGTAATAGCAGTCTGGTGAGCGCAACTGGTCGGGACGGAGAACTATATTTCGCGGTATCGTCctcgtcgtcgccgtcgtcgaTACACagattaagaaaattaattccAGTGCCGGCCACCGTATGGCGATCGAACGTATTGGCCGGTTACGAACCGAATTTGGATGCCACCGCGATCGCGATCGGCGGTATTGGTCAAATCGTTTCGACGATATTCCTTTTGCCCGGTCAACAAGGTCACGTCGCTCCGGGGGATACGTTGGATCGTCTGGAAGAAAGGCTGACGAAAGGAGCTTTTCGAGACGGTACTTGGAAGAAGCTCCTGAAAGTTCTCATACCGAGGACCGGTCTCGAATTGCAAATCCCGAAATTCACGCATCGATCGGTGGTGAACGCTACTGCCGCCTTAAAAAGAATGGCACTGGATCAATTGTTCTCGAGTCATGCCGATTTTAAAGGTATCAACGGAATTGGAAATCGTCTCTTCTTGTCCGACGTTTTACAG ATGAATCTGTTTGGTACGTGCGGCGACGAAAACATCGCGAACGGACGACATCACGTGGAAATTTATCCAGCGAGTCCATCATTACGAAACGTTGAAGACGAGCGATCGTCGAACGAGCAGCAACCTACGGTACCTGCGGAGTGGGAAACGGTACGGAGGCAGCAGCAAGTCTCTTGGAGAAACGATCGTACGGTATCGAGTGGATCTACAAGTACGATAAACGGTGAAAACTCGAAAGACAAGCCCAGACTGAAGTTGGATCAACCGTTCCTCTACTTTGTACGACATAATCCGACAGGACTGATACTTCACATGGGTCGTTTTAACCCACGACTGCTGTAG